One Rhodopirellula bahusiensis genomic region harbors:
- a CDS encoding glucoamylase family protein gives MKRRLLLSAFAAAPLLAAHRLRGDGDFSIFSAGSQSAMEDLMMDENSYPFLEDLRRRCYRYFEDAADPQSGLIADRGHADGSSFSTYASSAACGFGLAAHGVAANNGWISKEEGASRVRTMLNFLVNDAEHERGLIYHFVDRITGQRALDSEASTIDTALLIAGAMHASQVFQDDRELVEMADTLYERVDWRWMLGDNGCLHMGWQPEIGRLPYQWDRFSELSILVLLAIGAPSSAIPPSCWTAWRRDTVLHHQGESFVSYPPLFVHQYPQAFFDFRGVVSPDGRNYWRNSQLAHLAQIEFQQSLADQSPKRFGHYGEDLWGLTSSDSSAGYRDWGGPYEDGQAQPDRGIDGTVVPSAAGGGLAIAPEQTMRTLQYQKNTFGDSVYGRYGFVNAFNPRRGWIGSDVIGIDTGITLLSASNLLEEGVWQPFMQHPAAQRAFRLAGFRPLAA, from the coding sequence ATGAAGCGACGTTTACTTCTCTCCGCCTTCGCCGCCGCCCCCTTGCTCGCTGCGCATCGTCTTCGTGGCGACGGAGACTTTTCGATATTCTCCGCTGGTTCCCAGTCGGCAATGGAAGATCTGATGATGGACGAGAACTCCTACCCATTCTTGGAAGATTTGCGTCGTCGGTGCTACCGGTATTTTGAGGATGCTGCGGACCCGCAATCGGGGCTGATCGCCGACCGCGGCCATGCTGACGGTTCATCGTTCAGTACTTACGCCAGTTCGGCCGCATGTGGTTTTGGATTGGCGGCTCATGGAGTCGCTGCCAACAACGGTTGGATCTCGAAGGAAGAAGGTGCGTCTCGCGTTCGCACCATGCTGAATTTCCTCGTCAACGACGCTGAACATGAGCGAGGGTTGATCTACCACTTCGTCGACCGAATCACGGGGCAACGAGCCCTGGACAGCGAAGCGTCGACGATCGACACCGCTTTGCTGATCGCCGGCGCGATGCACGCGTCGCAGGTTTTTCAAGATGATCGCGAATTGGTCGAGATGGCCGACACGCTCTATGAACGTGTCGATTGGCGATGGATGCTCGGCGACAACGGTTGCCTTCACATGGGTTGGCAACCTGAGATCGGACGCCTTCCGTATCAATGGGATCGATTCAGCGAACTGTCGATTCTGGTTCTTCTCGCGATCGGCGCCCCCAGTTCAGCGATTCCACCGAGTTGCTGGACGGCTTGGCGTCGCGACACAGTGCTGCACCACCAAGGTGAATCGTTTGTCAGCTACCCGCCGTTGTTCGTGCACCAATACCCGCAAGCGTTTTTCGATTTCCGTGGTGTCGTCTCACCCGACGGACGCAACTACTGGCGAAATTCTCAACTGGCTCACTTGGCCCAGATCGAATTCCAGCAGTCCCTCGCTGACCAATCCCCCAAGCGATTCGGCCACTACGGCGAAGACTTGTGGGGTCTGACCAGCAGTGATTCGTCGGCCGGCTACCGCGATTGGGGCGGACCCTACGAAGACGGGCAGGCCCAACCAGATCGCGGCATCGATGGAACCGTGGTCCCAAGTGCCGCGGGTGGCGGATTGGCAATCGCTCCCGAGCAAACGATGCGAACACTCCAGTACCAAAAGAATACGTTTGGCGATTCAGTCTATGGACGCTATGGGTTCGTCAACGCGTTCAACCCTCGCCGTGGCTGGATTGGATCCGACGTGATCGGAATTGATACAGGCATCACACTTTTGTCCGCCTCCAACTTGCTGGAGGAAGGTGTTTGGCAACCCTTCATGCAGCATCCCGCCGCCCAACGAGCCTTTCGTTTGGCTGGTTTCCGCCCCTTGGCCGCTTAG
- a CDS encoding DUF4339 domain-containing protein has product MGVRFACHACGKRLNIKNDLAGRRGVCPSCSVRFRIPTEDQPESIAIDEESSGSHPPKLSDESDPANVLDSPDPDHGGEAADSSSEHESYSAGTSGGSTTIERPKVEAKARSAAAKSSTASKASQANSPAAILGDSTAVWYVRPPSGGQYGPADGPTMKQWITEGRIADSAMLWRDGWPDWKPAGEILRLLKHKGPSIETEPMQKAILATPGNAHLVDASLIDAPANRDKVSILNRGGPLDSSKSKRSRKRIAATVALILVLVLLVAALAFVVLR; this is encoded by the coding sequence ATGGGCGTTCGTTTTGCTTGCCATGCGTGTGGGAAGCGACTGAACATCAAGAATGATCTCGCCGGACGTCGGGGTGTTTGCCCGTCGTGCTCGGTCCGGTTTCGTATTCCGACAGAAGATCAGCCTGAATCGATCGCGATTGATGAGGAGTCATCTGGCAGCCACCCACCCAAGCTGTCGGACGAATCAGATCCCGCGAATGTTCTCGATTCGCCAGATCCAGATCACGGTGGCGAAGCAGCCGATTCATCGTCCGAGCATGAATCGTATTCAGCTGGCACATCCGGCGGATCAACGACGATCGAACGCCCGAAGGTCGAGGCAAAAGCTAGGTCCGCGGCTGCAAAAAGCTCCACCGCTTCGAAAGCATCACAAGCGAACAGCCCCGCAGCAATCCTGGGCGATTCGACCGCCGTGTGGTATGTCCGACCGCCCAGCGGTGGTCAATACGGACCGGCCGATGGTCCAACGATGAAACAGTGGATCACCGAAGGTCGCATTGCCGACTCGGCCATGTTGTGGCGGGATGGTTGGCCAGACTGGAAACCCGCCGGCGAGATTTTGCGTCTGTTGAAACACAAGGGACCGTCGATCGAGACGGAACCAATGCAAAAAGCCATCCTCGCGACACCCGGCAACGCGCACCTCGTCGATGCAAGTTTGATCGACGCTCCGGCAAACCGAGACAAGGTCTCGATTCTTAATCGCGGCGGTCCACTCGATTCCAGCAAAAGCAAACGGTCGCGAAAACGAATTGCCGCGACGGTCGCTTTGATTTTGGTGTTGGTGCTGTTGGTAGCCGCTCTGGCTTTTGTTGTCTTGCGTTGA
- a CDS encoding GTPase: protein MTSNGDTVATRLTGVGLSAVAVIGLRGPRSAKCVQECFVPATNVHAEMLAGQVRYGTWKSSPDGPGESIVLTPMHDGSFEIHGHGGEAAVSAILASLNDRGVQSVDAAAWRNPDSILSSEAELVLQRCVTSQQAAIALDQVRGELVQWCKRWIERIGKSQSTDQSLPNQEILLEEFQDEVQTLVSNGQRGVRLTEPRRMVLAGPPNVGKSSLMNQIVGYRRSITHDAAGTTRDVLQCDTVIAGVPVRMSDTAGIRETDHLTEAGASIEREGIRRASVAIETADLLLVVCQPSTLNQLEAFRHSLPIPDQTHVVEVLNKADLIGEVPSSTAKTIEHQTIASSEEDPGVAKLMETLASHLVSTLPPRCSPVPICKRQLDLAEQLCVAHSLSDANTKLRQLLTGVAP from the coding sequence ATGACTTCCAACGGTGACACCGTCGCAACACGATTGACGGGCGTGGGGCTTTCCGCCGTCGCCGTGATCGGTCTACGAGGCCCGCGTTCGGCCAAGTGCGTGCAAGAGTGCTTTGTTCCCGCAACCAACGTTCACGCGGAAATGTTGGCCGGACAAGTTCGTTACGGGACTTGGAAAAGCAGCCCTGACGGCCCCGGCGAATCGATTGTCTTGACCCCGATGCACGACGGCAGTTTCGAGATTCATGGACATGGCGGAGAAGCCGCGGTCAGTGCCATCTTGGCTTCGCTGAATGATCGTGGTGTTCAATCGGTCGACGCAGCGGCTTGGCGGAATCCGGATTCCATCCTTTCATCCGAGGCTGAACTGGTTTTGCAGCGCTGCGTGACCAGCCAACAAGCCGCAATCGCATTGGACCAAGTTCGTGGTGAGCTGGTTCAGTGGTGCAAGCGATGGATTGAACGCATTGGAAAATCTCAATCCACTGACCAATCGTTGCCGAATCAAGAAATTCTGCTCGAAGAATTCCAAGATGAGGTTCAAACGCTTGTTTCAAACGGACAGCGTGGAGTTCGTTTGACGGAACCTCGACGCATGGTTCTGGCGGGCCCGCCCAACGTGGGCAAGAGCAGTTTGATGAACCAGATCGTCGGCTATCGTCGGAGCATCACCCACGACGCCGCGGGCACAACTCGTGACGTCTTGCAGTGCGACACCGTGATCGCTGGCGTCCCCGTTCGAATGAGCGACACCGCCGGCATTCGCGAAACGGATCACTTGACCGAGGCGGGTGCATCGATCGAGCGAGAAGGAATCCGCCGTGCATCCGTGGCGATTGAAACGGCCGATTTGCTGCTGGTCGTTTGCCAACCTTCGACGCTGAATCAGCTGGAAGCTTTTCGCCACTCTCTGCCGATCCCGGATCAAACCCACGTGGTGGAAGTGCTCAACAAAGCGGACTTGATTGGTGAGGTGCCGTCATCAACTGCCAAGACCATCGAGCATCAGACCATTGCGAGTTCCGAAGAGGATCCAGGAGTCGCCAAATTGATGGAGACTTTGGCCAGTCATCTCGTGTCAACTCTTCCACCTCGATGTTCCCCCGTCCCAATTTGCAAACGACAACTTGACCTGGCCGAACAACTTTGCGTGGCGCATTCACTGAGTGATGCGAACACAAAGTTGCGACAATTGTTGACGGGAGTTGCTCCATGA
- a CDS encoding helix-turn-helix domain-containing protein — translation MTRSSRPSRPRSLIKQLDASTARVWIIDAAGDLIHLSPAMAEWLGESTETDDSQTVETIAEHWVDALRPDPSIRFRGHHTRRITLSKPPGSSKNPGGSSQSDTASTEVAHWVSLGDSGYTVGCIGEFLRDADVPLSDWLGEGGLRQESLLSELIAKHQSSNARTADILPAGESDAAELLRHRVNAATSMRCHLGLFAPTNSSSRELALRLHDASAPGEPITIVDGALMDAELLEAYAAPAIHSISQEDGHRSNATLLIERLDEMPDDAQLKLTQWVDVFGDHLRLIGLLDPARVADNHSQPGEPDDPLDAQIAELTHMPQAVTGIAKPLMNLMRAMPISIPRLRDRREDIPALALALLREAHRASQSQKRTSDSDPPRLGRDAIDALTMYPWPNDFDELAEAMTSALSRVVGDRIGREHLPLVIRSFRVGPNATSERESEPEKADNNFRIDSLDDAVQKYERELIDRAMDASQGNKAEAARRLGISRARLLRKLDG, via the coding sequence TTGACACGTTCTAGTCGACCGTCCCGCCCCAGATCGCTCATCAAACAGCTCGATGCATCCACCGCTCGCGTGTGGATCATCGACGCTGCCGGTGACCTGATTCACCTTTCGCCCGCAATGGCGGAATGGCTGGGGGAATCCACCGAGACGGACGACTCGCAAACAGTCGAGACGATTGCCGAACACTGGGTCGACGCCCTGCGTCCCGACCCATCGATCCGTTTTCGCGGCCATCACACGCGGCGGATCACTCTTTCAAAACCACCGGGCAGTTCCAAAAATCCCGGCGGAAGCAGCCAAAGCGACACGGCATCGACCGAAGTCGCTCACTGGGTGTCGCTTGGTGACAGCGGATACACGGTTGGCTGCATCGGCGAATTTCTTCGCGACGCAGACGTGCCGCTATCCGATTGGCTGGGCGAAGGTGGCCTGCGTCAGGAATCTTTGCTTTCTGAATTGATCGCGAAGCATCAATCTTCCAACGCGCGCACCGCAGACATTCTGCCGGCGGGAGAATCGGATGCCGCCGAGTTGTTGCGTCATCGAGTGAACGCTGCGACCTCGATGCGATGTCATCTGGGCCTGTTCGCACCGACCAATTCCAGCAGTCGCGAATTGGCGTTGCGACTTCACGATGCCTCTGCGCCCGGTGAACCCATCACGATCGTTGATGGGGCCTTGATGGATGCGGAACTATTGGAAGCCTACGCCGCGCCCGCGATTCATTCGATCAGCCAAGAAGATGGTCATCGCAGCAACGCGACGCTGCTGATCGAACGTCTTGACGAGATGCCCGATGATGCTCAGTTGAAACTGACACAGTGGGTGGATGTGTTTGGCGACCACCTTCGACTGATCGGATTGTTGGATCCGGCACGCGTTGCGGACAATCACTCGCAACCCGGTGAACCCGACGATCCGCTGGACGCGCAGATCGCCGAACTGACCCACATGCCTCAAGCGGTCACGGGCATCGCCAAGCCGCTGATGAATCTGATGCGAGCCATGCCGATTTCGATTCCTCGCTTGCGGGATCGTCGAGAGGACATCCCCGCGTTGGCTTTGGCACTGCTTCGAGAGGCTCATCGCGCCAGCCAATCGCAAAAGCGAACATCTGACTCGGACCCGCCTCGCCTAGGCCGCGATGCGATCGACGCGTTGACAATGTACCCCTGGCCCAATGATTTCGATGAACTTGCCGAAGCCATGACATCGGCACTCAGCCGGGTCGTGGGCGATCGAATCGGTCGTGAGCACTTGCCACTGGTCATTCGGTCGTTTCGTGTCGGCCCCAATGCAACGTCGGAACGAGAATCGGAACCCGAAAAGGCGGACAACAACTTTCGAATCGATTCGTTGGACGACGCCGTTCAAAAGTACGAACGAGAACTGATCGATCGTGCGATGGACGCCTCCCAAGGCAACAAAGCCGAGGCGGCACGTCGACTGGGGATCAGCCGGGCTCGATTGCTTCGGAAGCTGGACGGATGA
- the mdoH gene encoding glucans biosynthesis glucosyltransferase MdoH translates to MVSKHTKRTRWVITLITMAIALVGTSVYVVSMSANGRGWLEWLSVPLFALLFGWIGFSFVVATLGLIRLLRHRTPELSSKHELEAEDASPTAVLVPVYNESPVDVFARVEAMVRSLGPDQQFDFFVLSDTNDSEVWLAEELAWSQLVDRLEEQVSTSCNVYYRHRRENVARKAGNIADFCRRWSDPYPFMIVLDADSLLEPDTMVEMVRRMRADDRLGILQVPPTPIGRHSWFARMQQFAAAAYGPVFCEGFDAWAAEQGNYWGHNAIIRVAAFCDCCDLPVLPGQAPLGGEILSHDFVEASLLVRRGWKVRLANDLGGSYEECPTTLTDYAQRDQRWCQGNLQHSRLLLSEGFHPVSRLHFFSGVLAYASSPLWILFTLLCVGSWALENRGATELSLLESVSPTAMQLGLFIAAMAMLLIPKFYGYFNVVARGHAARFGGAVSMFLSVLMEIVLSVLLSPIMAIMHTRFVVSTLRGRKVKWSSQQRGEHGVPMLQAARDYGALTVLGIAITAAVFTFARSWAIWFLPITAGLILAVPLAMAMASREIGKTLAKLRLLLIPQETSVPEVYELYEQAMVDSQQRWSVLPKSSMLEQLIDSPTYFHTHHGVLRASHAEHPMTDDERNQVRDSSRRLHVGKDESQGVDVSKIPMELRRALLSDIEMLRELHVQTHSCPKRLATAAG, encoded by the coding sequence ATGGTCAGTAAGCACACCAAGCGAACTCGCTGGGTGATCACGTTGATCACAATGGCGATCGCGTTGGTCGGCACGTCCGTCTATGTGGTGTCGATGTCGGCCAATGGCCGTGGTTGGTTGGAATGGTTGAGCGTCCCACTGTTCGCACTGCTGTTCGGTTGGATTGGATTCTCGTTCGTTGTCGCCACTCTCGGGCTGATCCGTTTGTTGCGTCATCGAACACCTGAGCTGTCTTCAAAACACGAGCTCGAAGCAGAAGATGCCTCGCCGACTGCGGTGTTGGTTCCGGTCTACAACGAATCGCCCGTCGACGTCTTCGCAAGGGTGGAGGCAATGGTCCGAAGCTTGGGACCAGACCAACAGTTCGATTTCTTCGTCCTCAGTGACACAAACGATTCCGAAGTCTGGCTCGCCGAAGAGTTGGCATGGTCTCAGCTGGTGGACCGTTTGGAAGAGCAAGTCTCGACGTCGTGCAACGTTTACTACCGACATCGCCGCGAAAATGTGGCTCGCAAGGCTGGGAACATCGCTGATTTCTGTCGCCGTTGGTCGGACCCATACCCGTTCATGATTGTGCTGGACGCCGACAGTCTGCTCGAACCCGACACAATGGTTGAGATGGTCCGCCGCATGCGAGCGGATGACCGGCTCGGCATTCTGCAGGTGCCGCCGACACCGATCGGTCGCCACTCGTGGTTCGCTCGCATGCAGCAATTCGCTGCCGCCGCCTATGGTCCCGTTTTCTGCGAAGGCTTCGATGCTTGGGCAGCTGAGCAAGGAAACTATTGGGGCCACAACGCAATCATTCGAGTCGCCGCTTTTTGTGACTGCTGCGATTTGCCCGTGTTGCCCGGACAAGCTCCGTTGGGCGGAGAGATCCTGTCGCACGATTTTGTCGAGGCGTCGTTGCTGGTTCGTCGTGGTTGGAAAGTTCGCTTGGCGAATGACCTCGGCGGAAGCTATGAGGAGTGCCCCACAACATTGACCGATTACGCTCAACGCGATCAACGCTGGTGCCAAGGCAACTTGCAACACAGTCGGTTGTTACTCAGCGAAGGCTTTCATCCGGTTAGCCGGTTGCATTTCTTCAGTGGTGTCTTGGCGTACGCGAGCTCACCGCTTTGGATTCTGTTCACGCTTCTGTGCGTTGGGAGTTGGGCCTTGGAAAACCGGGGTGCCACGGAACTCAGTTTGTTGGAATCGGTTTCGCCAACCGCGATGCAACTTGGTTTGTTCATCGCCGCGATGGCGATGCTGTTGATTCCGAAGTTCTATGGCTACTTCAACGTGGTTGCTCGTGGACACGCCGCGCGATTCGGCGGCGCCGTTTCGATGTTTCTGAGCGTGCTGATGGAGATCGTCCTATCGGTCTTGCTGTCGCCAATCATGGCGATCATGCACACGCGATTTGTGGTTTCGACGCTCCGTGGTCGCAAGGTGAAGTGGTCGTCCCAACAACGTGGTGAACATGGTGTTCCGATGTTGCAGGCCGCGCGCGACTACGGCGCATTGACCGTTCTCGGGATTGCGATCACCGCGGCCGTGTTCACGTTCGCTCGGTCTTGGGCTATTTGGTTCTTACCCATCACCGCTGGACTGATCTTGGCAGTGCCGTTGGCGATGGCGATGGCGAGTCGTGAAATCGGCAAGACATTGGCGAAACTACGTCTGTTGTTGATCCCGCAAGAAACCAGCGTGCCGGAAGTGTACGAGCTCTACGAGCAAGCGATGGTGGACTCACAGCAGCGATGGTCCGTTCTGCCGAAATCTTCGATGCTGGAACAACTGATCGACAGCCCGACGTACTTTCACACTCACCATGGGGTGTTGCGTGCGAGTCATGCGGAGCACCCAATGACGGACGACGAACGGAATCAAGTCCGAGATTCCAGCCGACGTTTGCATGTTGGGAAGGATGAATCTCAGGGAGTCGACGTTTCAAAGATTCCGATGGAACTGAGACGTGCTCTGTTGAGTGACATTGAGATGCTGCGAGAGCTGCACGTTCAAACTCATTCCTGTCCAAAGCGACTCGCTACGGCCGCTGGGTAG
- a CDS encoding methyltransferase domain-containing protein, whose translation MTASPVELIVTDELREAMRDCIAGRLHSPVMQKLSSGTKAVLKDIAGLQTRAMATLGPAIHVGESWWVTRRAIQQSTTLQVAQFKASWFGDHPVTDICCGIGGDLIALARRGPTTGIDASKSVLSFTAANLVTAGVNANLHCLDVMESDPADVVSGSKWIHIDPDRRADNQRHVQPDAWLPTWERTEALLGQTEGGLVKMAPATTLDASIAENCHLMWISSGGSVREQTAIWGNLPTPPLIQNNGNAWQAGGRTAVVLKHETVQSFSTRSDDWTTPATATSSAEGWMIDPDGAIRAAGLTDHFAHCHEAKTLGGPSGFLTADWHEIDSQPSQPNVAIQHLAMIAKTRDRMSCDDRALRRYFRKAKAYPEIVKVRGVDIDPAKLGKKLRECGETPLALWIGRNGKKTYAVVTDLPETVPV comes from the coding sequence ATGACCGCTTCACCTGTTGAACTGATAGTCACCGACGAACTCCGTGAAGCGATGCGAGACTGCATCGCGGGTCGACTGCATTCACCCGTGATGCAGAAACTATCCAGCGGAACCAAAGCGGTCCTGAAGGACATCGCCGGCCTGCAAACTCGAGCGATGGCCACGCTCGGCCCCGCGATTCACGTGGGAGAATCGTGGTGGGTGACCCGGCGAGCGATCCAGCAATCGACGACCCTGCAAGTCGCTCAGTTCAAGGCGTCTTGGTTTGGCGATCATCCCGTGACGGACATCTGCTGCGGGATCGGCGGTGATCTGATCGCGTTGGCTCGACGCGGACCAACCACCGGCATCGACGCCAGCAAATCCGTCCTGTCCTTCACTGCCGCCAACCTGGTCACCGCCGGAGTGAACGCGAACCTGCATTGCCTGGACGTCATGGAATCGGATCCAGCCGACGTCGTCAGCGGATCGAAATGGATTCACATCGACCCGGATCGTCGTGCTGACAACCAGCGCCACGTCCAGCCCGACGCTTGGCTGCCTACTTGGGAACGTACCGAAGCGTTGCTCGGACAAACCGAAGGCGGTCTGGTGAAGATGGCTCCGGCAACAACGCTTGACGCTTCGATCGCCGAAAATTGTCACCTGATGTGGATTTCATCCGGTGGAAGCGTCCGAGAACAAACAGCAATCTGGGGCAACTTGCCGACGCCTCCCTTGATTCAGAACAACGGCAACGCTTGGCAAGCGGGCGGACGAACGGCAGTCGTTTTGAAGCATGAAACGGTTCAGAGCTTCTCCACTCGTTCAGATGACTGGACAACACCGGCAACAGCCACGTCGTCGGCGGAAGGCTGGATGATCGATCCTGATGGAGCCATTCGTGCAGCGGGTTTGACGGACCATTTTGCCCATTGCCATGAAGCCAAAACGTTGGGTGGACCGTCAGGGTTCTTGACCGCGGATTGGCATGAAATTGACAGCCAACCATCGCAGCCGAATGTAGCGATCCAGCATCTTGCCATGATCGCGAAAACTCGAGATCGGATGTCGTGCGATGACCGGGCGTTGCGGCGGTACTTTCGGAAAGCGAAGGCCTACCCCGAGATCGTCAAGGTTCGCGGCGTTGACATTGACCCCGCCAAACTGGGGAAGAAACTTCGCGAATGCGGCGAGACTCCGTTGGCATTGTGGATTGGCAGAAACGGCAAGAAGACCTACGCGGTTGTGACAGACCTGCCCGAAACCGTCCCGGTTTGA
- the ccoS gene encoding cbb3-type cytochrome oxidase assembly protein CcoS, giving the protein MSVLFIALPLALLLGAGGTIACIMCIRGGQYDDLESPAVRILIDDEPKHSQSKAVKTADPAQPSQDHTP; this is encoded by the coding sequence ATGAGCGTTCTGTTCATCGCTTTGCCATTGGCATTGTTGCTCGGTGCCGGTGGGACGATCGCGTGCATCATGTGCATTCGCGGCGGGCAATACGATGACCTGGAGTCTCCCGCCGTTCGAATCCTCATCGATGACGAACCCAAACACAGCCAATCGAAGGCGGTAAAAACAGCCGATCCCGCCCAGCCCTCCCAGGATCACACGCCCTGA
- a CDS encoding esterase/lipase family protein, whose translation MKRHVLKFARPSAPATHDLVIATHGFLSSGRSMDPIADSLTAAGYETLVWDYPSLQGSILSHASRLSAVIQEVVSRPDVSRIHFVTHSMGGIIVRAAIAQSRMETIAKKGCGRLLMMAPPNRGSWLTRLPLGPFASRFPQLAELSEKKNSLVNQLPRPHRIDVGVIAAQNDWIVSQSATHLDGQLDHAVIPTSHQQLVQHPLAIEMTLRFLEEGRLNAVDQQDSDTASIPIRPRSEISGTVDTEHAAANRRRAA comes from the coding sequence ATGAAACGCCACGTTCTCAAATTCGCTCGCCCATCCGCTCCCGCGACTCACGACCTCGTGATCGCGACGCACGGGTTTCTTTCGAGCGGCCGCAGCATGGATCCAATTGCCGATTCGCTCACCGCGGCCGGCTACGAGACATTGGTTTGGGATTACCCCAGTCTGCAGGGGTCAATTCTTTCACACGCGAGTCGCCTGTCAGCGGTGATTCAGGAAGTGGTTTCGCGGCCCGACGTCAGTCGAATCCACTTTGTCACGCACAGCATGGGTGGCATCATCGTGCGAGCCGCGATTGCTCAGTCACGCATGGAAACGATCGCGAAAAAAGGTTGCGGGCGGTTGCTGATGATGGCACCGCCAAATCGAGGCTCTTGGCTGACACGACTTCCGCTGGGACCATTTGCCAGTCGGTTTCCACAGCTCGCTGAGCTGTCAGAAAAGAAAAACAGCCTGGTCAATCAATTGCCACGTCCTCACCGGATCGACGTGGGCGTGATCGCGGCTCAGAACGATTGGATCGTTTCCCAAAGTGCGACCCACTTGGACGGGCAACTTGATCACGCCGTGATTCCAACCTCACACCAGCAATTGGTTCAGCACCCACTGGCAATCGAGATGACGCTTCGCTTCCTGGAAGAAGGGCGTCTAAACGCAGTGGATCAGCAAGATTCGGATACAGCTTCGATACCGATTCGCCCGCGATCTGAAATCAGCGGGACGGTCGATACCGAGCACGCCGCGGCAAACCGTCGACGCGCTGCCTGA
- a CDS encoding calmodulin-binding protein translates to MYQRATILAAVAVVFIVGFACDSPRAAAQGYGTPVAMGGGTLPNAMGQMGYQGQRAYGQSWGSSAANTDWNRMYHYPYVYYPQNFWGQDYYKSSDSLYHRYPTEMRIPVYNKSWHNYYPSNRRFHKGHHFILDTF, encoded by the coding sequence ATGTACCAACGAGCAACCATCTTGGCCGCAGTAGCGGTCGTCTTCATTGTGGGCTTTGCCTGCGATTCTCCACGCGCCGCCGCTCAAGGCTACGGCACACCCGTGGCGATGGGCGGTGGAACCCTTCCCAACGCAATGGGACAAATGGGTTACCAAGGCCAACGTGCCTATGGCCAAAGCTGGGGATCATCCGCCGCCAACACCGATTGGAACCGGATGTACCACTACCCCTACGTCTACTACCCCCAAAACTTCTGGGGCCAAGACTACTACAAGAGCAGCGACAGCTTGTACCATCGCTACCCAACGGAAATGAGAATTCCCGTCTACAATAAGAGCTGGCACAACTACTACCCGAGCAATCGCCGGTTCCACAAAGGACACCACTTCATTCTTGACACGTTCTAG